The nucleotide sequence GGTAGCCGGAGACGGAGAGGATGTGCGTGGTCCCGGTCTCCCTGAAGAGAAGGCGGACGGCGTCGGACAGGGTCGACCTGTCGCCAGAGACGAGAGCGGCGGCCAGAGCCGACGGTGTGCCCGGGCCGAGCCTCGCCCGCCAGGTCTCCAGAGCCCTCCTCCTCAGCCTGGCGAAAGGGTCGCGGGAGCGGATGACGGTGTGGTCGCAGACGGACAGCGAGCCCCGCTGCTCGAGCCCCAGCACCCTCAGCGAGTCGCCTTCCATCGTATCGGTGTGGATCCACTTGCCGTCGAGCCAGATCCTGCCCGCGTCGCAGAGCAGCACGGCGCCCTCGCGGGTGACGACCTCGGCGCGGCCCTCGAACACGCCCGACCTGCCCGGGGGTTGCAGGGACGACCCTGCATGCGGTACCTTCCCGGATGCTGCCAGCAGGAAGAGGCCGCAGGCGAGCAGCAGCCTGCCTGCGAGCCTCCTCCCTGAGGCGGCGGAGGCGAGCCCTCCCAGTACGAGCGATGTGCCGGCCAGCGGGTGGAGGACCGGCGCGAGGAAGATGCCGGAGATGTACGAGGCCGTGAGCCAGAAGAGCCAGGGCGAGAGGGACATGTCAGCCCTCCCGGCGAGGCTGCACTCGCCCGGGACGACTCCCCTGTTCATCCTCGACAACTTCAGGAGCGCATTCAACGTGGGTTCCGCGTTCAGGACGGCCGAGGCGGTCTCCCCGGCGGCGGTGCTCCTCACCGGAGTCTGCGCGCTGCCCGGCAACAGGAAGCTCGCACACTCCGCCAGGGGCACGCAGGCCTGCGTGCCATGGCGCTACTTCGAACGCGCCGGGGATGCGGTCATGTGGGCCCGCGGCACCGGCCGCAGGGTAGTGGCCCTCGAGCGGACACCCGACAGCATCCCTCTCTACGAGGCGGACTTCGATGCCTCCGATGCGTTCCTCTTCGGCAACGAGGCGCTCGGCATCAGCCCGGAGGCGCTCTCCGCCAGCGGGCTCTCCGTGCACTTCGTGCAGTCCGGCGTGAGGAACTGCCTCAACGTGTCCAGTGTAGTGGCGATAGTGGCCTCCGAGATCCAGAGGAGGAGGCTCGGATGCCGGATACGGCTCCCCCGCGGCGGGAGCCTCGCGTAAGGAAGAGGGGTGCCCGATGCCCGTGCCCTTGCTGGCAGCCATCGTCTCCGTCCTCGGGTGGATCTACCAGGTCGACCCCGCGATCTGCAACGGATGCGGCAACT is from Candidatus Fermentibacter sp. and encodes:
- a CDS encoding TrmH family RNA methyltransferase gives rise to the protein MYEAVSQKSQGERDMSALPARLHSPGTTPLFILDNFRSAFNVGSAFRTAEAVSPAAVLLTGVCALPGNRKLAHSARGTQACVPWRYFERAGDAVMWARGTGRRVVALERTPDSIPLYEADFDASDAFLFGNEALGISPEALSASGLSVHFVQSGVRNCLNVSSVVAIVASEIQRRRLGCRIRLPRGGSLA